From Carya illinoinensis cultivar Pawnee chromosome 5, C.illinoinensisPawnee_v1, whole genome shotgun sequence, one genomic window encodes:
- the LOC122310815 gene encoding beta-arabinofuranosyltransferase RAY1 isoform X5 translates to MPICYPCLLMKPPRILFLRSFLYFLFWIHADYCSAVCFGSQAFQVGLWSVWLSGFVLIGLSLYSTQRLPTLKDRIRVTKLDQEAVGDPDNPKITIFSAPSPFNGSVGARQSLAIRSWLALSAQIIVVLFSQDPSAVSFAVPFGSRVLVEPNIDFTFLGTPFFHSMIARSRSFTSDIFVVIDPETILLPDFISTLNYAYELDRDWLLVASSRNFSYFPYYLDEAGKHWQRGDGKWVRTQELQELLSKIWRWNRCEGRMLMAWNSGDWPLHTGVLPPFLYGKGIHNHWVINEAVSSELRFVFDASWTISSFHLNHQDHWPNGIVGDSRVSDIENRRWEYVGNSHIGALYGSLLYREANYSSLIKLLKCSGQYVFTNTTEKTVYPYGYQSARSLCKRRILHSWWKKRIVACVDAIKSLDKILDCSLKDQMRPSAPLDLSFSLESLLPLIADKNKTIVLAVAGYSYKDMLMNWVCRLRRLLITNFMICALDQETYSFSVLQGLPVFKDPLAPNNISFNDCHFSTECFQRVTKVKSRMVLSILKLGYNVLLSDVDVYWFMNPLPLLHSLGPAVLVAQSDEFNKTGPIPRRLNSGPSNLEACLCSGLISICLHIVYTTLIFFSVVDIVLSFRIKHVN, encoded by the exons ATGCCAATTTGTTATCCATGCCTTCTTATGAAACCACCTCGTATTCTTTTTTTGCgtagttttttatatttcctGTTTTGGATTCATGCGGATTATTGCTCAGCAGTTTGTTTTGGTTCCCAGGCATTTCAAGTTGGATTATGGTCAGTTTGGCTATCTGGGTTTGTGTTAAttggtctctctctctattctaCTCAGAGGTTACCTACCCTCAAGGATCGGATCAGAGTGACCAAACTTGATCAAGAAGCTGTCGGCGATCCAGACAATCCGAAGATTACCATATTCTCAGCACCTAGTCCATTCAATGGCTCTGTTGGGGCTAGGCAGAGTCTAGCTATTCGGTCATGGCTTGCACTGTCCGCACAAATTATTGTTGTTCTCTTCAGCCAAGACCCTTCCGCTGTTTCTTTCGCAGTTCCCTTTGGTTCGAGGGTTTTGGTTGAGCCCAACATTGATTTCAC gtTCCTTGGTACCCCATTCTTTCATTCAATGATAGCAAGATCGCGGTCATTCACATCGGATATTTTCGTTGTTATTGATCCCGAAACCATTCTTCTACCTGACTTCATTTCCACCCTAAACTACGCTTATGAACTTGACCGTGATTGGCTCCTTGTTGCTTCATCACGTAATTTCTCCTACTTCCCATACTACTTGGATGAAGCTGGGAAACATTGGCAAAGAGGGGATGGAAAATGGGTGAGAACCCAGGAG TTGCAGGAGCTGCTTTCTAAAATCTGGCGATGGAATCGTTGTGAAGGAAGAATGCTTATGGCTTGGAACAGCGGAGATTGGCCATTACATACAGGAGTTCTTCCTCCTTTCTTGTATGGGAAGGGGATCCACAACCACTGGGTCATTAATGAGGCTGTATCATCTGAACTCAGGTTTGTGTTTGATGCCAGTTGGACCATCTCAAGTTTCCATCTAAATCATCAGGACCATTGGCCTAATGGAATAGTTGGAGATTCCAGAGTTTCAGATATTGAAAACAGAAGGTGGGAGTATGTTGGCAATTCCCATATTGGGGCATTGTATGGATCATTGTTATATCGCGAGGCTAATTACTCTAGCCTGATAAAACTTTTGAAATGTAGCGGACAATATGTTTTCACCAACACAACTGAAAAAACTGTCTATCCATACGGATACCAGAGTGCCCGTAGCTTATGTAAGAGAAGGATCTTGCATTCATGGTGGAAAAAGAGGATCGTGGCTTGTGTTGATGCTATTAAATCACTGGACAAAATACTAGATTGCTCTTTGAAGGATCAGATGAGACCCTCAGCCCCATTAGATCTTTCATTCTCCTTGGAGTCACTCCTTCCATTAATTGCAGATAAGAATAAAACAATTGTGCTTGCAGTTGCTGGATATAGTTATAAGGACATGCTAATGAATTGGGTGTGCAGATTACGCCGCCTTCTGATTACAAATTTTATGATCTGTGCCCTTGACCAAGAAACCTACTCGTTCTCTGTTCTGCAG GGTCTGCCTGTTTTCAAGGACCCACTGGCTCCAAATAACATCAGCTTCAATGACTGCCACTTTAGTACAGAATGCTTTCAGAGGGTGACCAAAGTGAAATCCAGAATGGTTTTAAGTATACTGAAGCTTGGTTACAACGTGCTCCTAAGTGATGTGGATGTATATTGGTTTATGAATCCATTGCCTTTGCTTCACTCTCTTGGCCCTGCCGTTCTTGTGGCACAGTCTGATGAATTTAACAAGACAG GACCAATACCTAGGCGTTTAAACTCTGGTCCTTCAAATCTTGAAGCTTGTCTGTGTAGTGGACTGATCTCCATATGTCTGCATATTGTTTACACGACTCTGATATTTTTTAGTGTAGTTGATATCGTTCTTTCTTTTCGCATCAAACACGTTAATTGA